The Acidobacteriota bacterium genomic interval CCCGCCGCGGAACGCGGCGCTGCCACAGGACGCGGCGCCGACGCGGACCGTGATGCAAGGGCAAGCCGCGGCGTCGGCGCAGGACGCGGCGCCGATTCCAGCGGCTCCCAGGCGAACTGCGCTTCCGGCAGATGCGCCTCGGCGAGACGCGCCCGCACCACCACGCCGTCGCCGAACTCGGCGCGAACGCGCGCGAGTGCGCGGTTCGCCGCCGCCAGGTCGCGCGGCGGCCGCTCGACGAACAATCCCTGCTGCGCGGCGGCGGTCCGGACCGCGCGGGCGGTGACGCGCAGCTCGACGACCCCGGAGTCGAGAGCCAACGCCTCCAGCCGGAGCCGTGTCAGGCCCAGCAGTTGGGCAGCGTCCAGCGTCGGGGCGGCGGGACGGATCTGCTCGCTCCTCGTGCCGGCCCGGTCGAGCCGCAGGTGCAAAGTCAGCGCCCCCAGCATCTCGTGGCGCGCGGCGAGCAGGGCCAGCAGCCGGTTCAGCAACCGCTCGACCGCGAAGATCAGGCGCGAAACGTCGGTCTCCGGGTCGTCGAAGTCGTGGCGCGCGACGAGCGGGTCCCGGACCCGCAGCGGCTGCAGCGGCACCCACAGGTCGCCCGCGGCCAGCCGGTGCAGGCGTTCCGCACCCGGACCGAAACGCCGGCGGACCCCCGCGGGCGGCAGCCGCAGAAAGGCCCGCAACGTCTCGATGCCGAGCTTCTGCAGGCTGTCGCGCAGCGCCGGGTCGAGACCCAGCCCCTCCAGCGGCGCCTCCCCCGCCAGCACCCGCTCGGCGGCCGCATCCCGGAGCACCGTCACGGGTCGGCCGCTCGCGGCGGTCGCGGTCCTGGCGATGGCGTACGTGCCGAACCGGGTGAAGCCGACGGCGACCGATGCCCGAAACCCGCCCGCTTGAACAGCGTCGACGACCGCGTCCGCCCACCGGCGGGGCGACGCATACAGATGCGACAGCCCGGAGGCGTTCAGCCAGAAGATCCCCGGCTCGTCGCGGCTGGGCTCGATGTCGGGGCTGAAGCGCCGCAACCGGTCGGCGAGCGCCGCGACGCCCCGGTCGACCTCGGCGGGCGGCACCTCCCCGGCGTGCAGCGTGCGCGCCAACGACAGCCCCGCGCCGTAGCGCATACCGGTGCGGATGCGGCACGCGCGGGCGTGCTCGTTGACCCAGAGGATCACGCCCTGCGGCTTGTCGCGGTCAACCACCGCCACCGGCCGGCCGGCCCAGTCGGGGTGCCGCTGCAGCAGGAGCTGGAGCGGAAACGCCGGCAGCTCAACGCACGCCATCCGGTCCACGACACCACTCCTGGTCGGTCCAGCCCGGACCGCGGCGCTTGTCCTTGAGCGCGTGCACCCGGCAGGCGAAGCGATCGGGTCCGTCACGGATGCACCGCGCCTGGCCGCGGACCGCGACGAGCGATCCGAGCGACGGCTGGCGCTCGGTCTTCTCCGTCAGGCAGAGGACGAGCGTGCCGTGCGCGAGCGCCTGCTCGGCCAGGCGGGTCTGCACGGCGAGCGGCAGATCGAGGCGGTCGCCGAGGTCGACCACCAGCAGCCCGAACGCGCCGGAGCGAGCCAGCCGGTCGGCGGCCCGCAGGCGGTGGCGCACGTCGTCGAGCAGGATCACCGGCAGCGCCGCCAGGTCGACGCCCCCCGCGGCCGCATCCGGCGGGAAGAAGGTGCTCTCGGTCCGGCTGATCCAGGCGACCGGCTCGCCCCGCCGCTGCGCCTCGCGCACCAGGCCGAACGCCAGGGTGAGCGCCGGCGCGGGACCGGCGCCCGACAGCTCCGCCAGGCAGCCGCCGAGCGCGGCCAGGGTCCAGGCGGCCGACGGCGGCTGCGTCAGACTGCGCCGCACCCAGCTCCGGGACGCGGAGACGAGTGCGTTCATGTCCGGCGCCGCGTTCGCCATCGTCGCCGCCACTGTTCCCCTCCGTTCCTCTCGGCTCCCTCTCAGCCCGTGGCCGTCAGCCCGTGACGCCGCGGGCGTCCAGGATCCGCCGGACCTCGATCACCTTCCCGAGAATCACGACCGCCCCGGCGTCGAGCACGATCGGCTCGAACGCGGGATTCTCGGGACGCAGCTCCACCCGCCGCCCGCGCGGCCTGAAGGTCTTGACCGTGGCCTCGTCCCCGACCCGCGCCACGACGACGTCGCCGTTCGCGGCGGTCGGCTGCCGCCGCACGATCACCAGATCGCCCGGCAGAATGCCCGCCCCGGTCATGCTCTCGCCGCGCACCCGCAGCGCGAACAGGTCGCCGGCCGCCGCGCCCCGGCCATCGACCGGCAGGTAGCCGTCCGGGTCCTCTATGGCCTCGTCGAGCGCACCGGCCGGGACGCGGCCGAGCACCGGAGCGAGCACGGTGCGCGCCCCCGGGGTCGATCCGGTCAGCCGGTAGCCCCGCGCCCGGTGCCGGCCGGCGACCAGCCGGCCGTCCTCGACGAGCCGCTCCAGATGCTGCTGCGCCGTCCGCACCGCCCGGAAGCCGAAGGCATCCTGCACCTCGCGCACCGTCGGCGGTTGCCCCGCCAGCAGCCGATCCCGCACGAAGGCGAAGACCTTCTCGCGCGTCTCGCCCGCCGGTGTCCTTCCCATCGCGCCTCCTCGTCTCCCGACGCGCACGGGTCCGAGCCAGCCCTGCGCGGGGGTCAGACAATAACATACATTTGAATGCTATTCTAGGAGTACCCGGGAAGATCGCCGACTCGAACCGGGTCCGCATTACCATTTGCAGAGCCCCATGCCGCTGACACCCGGGACACGGATCGGCGCCTACGACGTCACCGGCCCGCTCGGGGCCGGCGGCATGGGCGAGGTGTACCGGGCCCGCGACACGCGGCTCGACCGCGACGTGGCGCTGAAGGTGCTGCCCGAGGCGTTCACCGCCGATCCGGACCGGCTGGCGCGCTTCGAGCGGGAGGCCCGCGTCCTCGCCTCGCTGAACCACCCGAACATCGCCCAGATCCACGGCTTCGAGGAGACCGGCGGCACGCGCGCGCTGGTCCTGGAGCTGGTCGAGGGCCCGACTCTGGCTGATCGCCTCGAGCAGGGACCGATCCCGCTGGACGAAGTGCTGTCCATCGCGCGGCAGATCGCCCTGGCGCTGCAGGCCGCGCACGAAGCGGGCGTGATCCACCGGGATCTGAAGCCGGCCAACGTCAAGGTGCGCGAGGACGGGACCGTCAAGGTCCTGGACTTCGGCCTCGCCAAGGCGTTGGACACGGCGCCGGCGCCGCCCCCCGACGCGGACCCGTTGCAGTCGCCGACCCTCACTGCCTCGGTGACCCGGATGGGCGGCGGCCTGATCCTGGGGACACCGGCCTACATGTCGCCCGAGCAGGCGGAAGGTCAACCGACCGACACGCGCGGCGACCTCTGGTCGTTGGGCGTCGTGCTCTACGAGATGCTCACCCGCGAGCGTCTCTTCTCCGGCGAGACGGTGGCGCAGGTGCTGGCCCGCGTGATCGACCGGGATCTCGACCTGTCGGTCGTGCCGCCATCGACGCCGCGACCCGTACGGCGGCTGCTCGGCCGCTGCCTCGAGCGCGACCCGCGGCGGCGGATGCGGGACGCGGGCGAAGCGATCAGCGACCTGGAAGCCGCGGCTTCCCCTTCCGCGGCGCTGCCGGAAACGGCGGACGGCGCTGCCGCATCGCCGTCCCCGCTACGCGGATGGCGAGCGCGGACCGCCTGGGCGATCGGCGGTCTGGTGCTCGGTTGCCTCGCGGCCGCAGCCACGTTCTGGACCCTCGCGCCCGCGCCCGAGCCGCCCGCGGTCCGGCGCCTCACCCTCAACCTGCCGTCTCCGATGGCGCGCGGCTCCGGGTTCACCCTCTCGCCCGACGGCTCGACGCTGGCCTACGTCGGTCGCACTGCCGGCGGCCGGACGCGACAGTTGATGGTCCGGCACCTGAACGAGGGCGATGCCTGGGAGCTGGACGGCACGGAAGGCGCGCTCGATCCGTTCTTCTCGCCGGACGGGACCTGGATTGGTTTCTTCGCCGGCTCCGGCCCACCTGGAGGGTCGGACCGGATCCAGTATCGCTGGACGCTCAAGAGAGTGCCGATTCGCGGCGGCGCGGCCGTGACGCTCGCCGACAACGTCCCCGCGCTGCGCGGAAGCTGGGGCGACGACGACCGCATCGTGCTCGGCGCGCTGGGCGGCCTGCTGCGCGTGCCTGCCGCCGGGGGGACGCCCGAGGCGGTGCTGCCGGACGGCGCGGTGCCTGAAGTGACTGTCTGCTCGGCGCCCCATGTGCTGCCCGGTTCGCGCGTGCTGCTGTACGCCGAGCTCTCGACCGACGGAGGCTCGCAACTGAAAGCCGTATCGCTGGCCGACGCGGAGTCGCGGATCGTGGCGTCCGACGTGGCGGGAGCGACCTACACGCCGACGGGCCACCTGCTGCTCCAGCGGTCGACCCGGCCGGTAGCCGGACGGCCCGGGTCCCGGACCACGACGCTGCTGGCGGCGCCGTTCGACGCCGAACGCCTGGAGCTGACCCGTGCGCCGGTACCCGTCGTTCCGGACGCCGGCTCGAGCGCCTGGTCGGCCGACGGCACGCTCCTCTACACGGCGGATACGGACGACGACGCCTCGGAAAGCCGCCGGAGGCTGGTGTGGATCGACCGGGACGGGCGCGAGGACCCGGTCCCGATCCCACCGCGCGGGTACAGCACCCCGCGCATCTCGCCCACCGGCGATCGCATCGCGCTGGACGTCATCGACGACGGCGGCAACGCCGACATCGTCGTCTACGATGTCGGCCGCGAGGTCTCGAACCGTCTGACCTTCGAGGGATGGAACATCAATCCGCTCTGGTCGCCGGACGGCCGCCGCGTCGTGTTCACCTCCGTGGAAGACAACGGCTTCGGGCTGTTCCGCAAGGCGGCGGACGGCACCGGACAGGCGGAACGACTGACCGGGAGCCAGCCCGTGGTGCGGATGGTCTCCGACTGGGCAGGCGGCCCGGATACGCTGGTCGTCACGCACGCCGCCGGCATGACGAACGCCGACATCCACCTGCTGCCGCTCGACGGCGGCCGCGCCTCGCAACCGCTGATTGCGACCCCGGTCGTGGAGACCTCGCCGGGAATCTCGCCGGACGGCCGCTGGATCGCCTACCAGTCCAACGAATCCGGCCGCTGGGCCATCTACGTGCGGCCGTTCCCGAATGTCGACGACGGCAAGTGGCAGGTGTCGCAGGGCACCGGCTTCTCGCCGGTCTGGTCGCCGGACGGCGGGGAGCTTTTCTACGTGGCGGCCGGCCCGAACGGGAGGGAGATGATGGCGGTCGGGTACGCCGGCGATCCGACCTTCACGCCGTCACGTCCGGAACGGCTGTTCGCGTTGCCGAGCGGCATCCGGATCGGTACCCCCTACCGGGAGTGGGACGTCGCGCCGGACGGCGAGCGCTTCGTCATGCTCCGGGAGACGGACGAGGACCCGACGGGGAGCGATCCGCGCCTGGGAGCCGCAGAGCTCGCCTACGTCGGCAACTGGTTCACGGAGCTCGCCGAGCTCGTCCCGATTCCCTGACGTTCCCGGACAGGAATCCGGCGCAGGCCCGAGCACGTGCGCGACGCCCCCGGCGGCCGGCGCGCCACCTGGAGCAGGTTTCCCTTGCGGCTCGCCGGGCGCTGTGGTACAAATCCTCTTTCACGCAATCTCTCTGTACGTGCACGCGTTGGTTTCGGTGCCAAGGAGATATCGATGAACTTGCAGCGCACGCTCGTCGCCCTGTTCGTGCTCGGCACGGTCGCAGCCGCCGCTCCCGGCTACGCGCAGCACGACGCCGAGGTGACCTATTACAAGGACGTCCTGCCGATCATGCAGGAGAACTGCCAGACCTGCCATCGGCCGTCCGGCTACAACATCAGCGGCCTGATCGCGCCGATGTCCTTCATGGACTACCGGGAGACCCGGCCCTGGGCGCGCTCCATCGCCCGCAAGGTCGAGTCGCGCGAGATGCCGCCGTGGTTCGCCTCCGCGCCGCAGGGCGTGTTCGAGAACGAGCGCGGCCTGACCGACGCCGAGATCGACACCATCCTGCAGTGGGTCGACGCCGGCGCTCCCGCGGGCGACAGGGCCGATGCGCCTCCCGCGGCGCAGTGGGCCGAGGACGCCAACGACGGCTGGTCGCTGGGCACCCCCGACTTCGTGGTGAAGATGCCGGAGCCGTACCTGGTCGAGGACGACATCTACGACCTGAACATCACCTTCTACACGAAGCTGACCGAGGACATCCTGCCGGAGGACACCTGGGTCAAGGGCTGGGAGTTCCGCGTCGGCGACAATGAGATCACGCACCACATGTGCTCCTCCGTCATCGAGCCGGGCGCCTTCATACCCGAGGGCCCCGCCGAGGAGGAAGGCGCCGACGTCGCCGACAGCCAGTTGCTGAGCTGCGTCGCCGAGGGCGGCGAGGCGGACATGCTGCCGGAGGGCTTCGGCGTCCTGTTGAAGACGGGGTCGAGCATCTCCTTCAACCTGCACTATCACAAGGAGCCGGCCGAGGGCTCGGCCGTGTGGAGCAATCCGCAGATCGCGTTCTTCGTCGCCGACGAGCCGGTCAAGTACAAGGTCATCAACGACTCGCTGTCCAACCGCGGGTTCGAGATTCCGCCGAACCACCCGAACTACCGGATCGGGTCGTCGCGCGTGCTCGACAAGGACACGCTGGTGCTGACCTACTGGCCGCACGCGCACCTGCGAGCGACCGCGTCGCGCTACACCGCGATCTATCCTGACGGCACCGAGGAGCTGCTGCTCGACGTACCGCACTACGACCAGGGCTGGCAGGTGACCTACAAGTACAAGGAGCCGAAGCTGCTGCCGAAGGGCACCCGCATCGACGTCGACTTCTGGTACGACAACTCGCCGGAGCGCGCTTCGCGGCAAGGCTTCAACCCGAACCGCTTCGTGGGCCACGGGCC includes:
- a CDS encoding DNA polymerase Y family protein; the encoded protein is MDRMACVELPAFPLQLLLQRHPDWAGRPVAVVDRDKPQGVILWVNEHARACRIRTGMRYGAGLSLARTLHAGEVPPAEVDRGVAALADRLRRFSPDIEPSRDEPGIFWLNASGLSHLYASPRRWADAVVDAVQAGGFRASVAVGFTRFGTYAIARTATAASGRPVTVLRDAAAERVLAGEAPLEGLGLDPALRDSLQKLGIETLRAFLRLPPAGVRRRFGPGAERLHRLAAGDLWVPLQPLRVRDPLVARHDFDDPETDVSRLIFAVERLLNRLLALLAARHEMLGALTLHLRLDRAGTRSEQIRPAAPTLDAAQLLGLTRLRLEALALDSGVVELRVTARAVRTAAAQQGLFVERPPRDLAAANRALARVRAEFGDGVVVRARLAEAHLPEAQFAWEPLESAPRPAPTPRLALASRSASAPRPVAAPRSAAGDVDCRPLVRRIHARPIPLPPRPRHEPDGWLLRGGVTGHVEDLAGPYLVSGGWWRSAVHREYYFARMRDGDLLWIYYDRLRRRWWWQGRVE
- a CDS encoding protein kinase encodes the protein MPLTPGTRIGAYDVTGPLGAGGMGEVYRARDTRLDRDVALKVLPEAFTADPDRLARFEREARVLASLNHPNIAQIHGFEETGGTRALVLELVEGPTLADRLEQGPIPLDEVLSIARQIALALQAAHEAGVIHRDLKPANVKVREDGTVKVLDFGLAKALDTAPAPPPDADPLQSPTLTASVTRMGGGLILGTPAYMSPEQAEGQPTDTRGDLWSLGVVLYEMLTRERLFSGETVAQVLARVIDRDLDLSVVPPSTPRPVRRLLGRCLERDPRRRMRDAGEAISDLEAAASPSAALPETADGAAASPSPLRGWRARTAWAIGGLVLGCLAAAATFWTLAPAPEPPAVRRLTLNLPSPMARGSGFTLSPDGSTLAYVGRTAGGRTRQLMVRHLNEGDAWELDGTEGALDPFFSPDGTWIGFFAGSGPPGGSDRIQYRWTLKRVPIRGGAAVTLADNVPALRGSWGDDDRIVLGALGGLLRVPAAGGTPEAVLPDGAVPEVTVCSAPHVLPGSRVLLYAELSTDGGSQLKAVSLADAESRIVASDVAGATYTPTGHLLLQRSTRPVAGRPGSRTTTLLAAPFDAERLELTRAPVPVVPDAGSSAWSADGTLLYTADTDDDASESRRRLVWIDRDGREDPVPIPPRGYSTPRISPTGDRIALDVIDDGGNADIVVYDVGREVSNRLTFEGWNINPLWSPDGRRVVFTSVEDNGFGLFRKAADGTGQAERLTGSQPVVRMVSDWAGGPDTLVVTHAAGMTNADIHLLPLDGGRASQPLIATPVVETSPGISPDGRWIAYQSNESGRWAIYVRPFPNVDDGKWQVSQGTGFSPVWSPDGGELFYVAAGPNGREMMAVGYAGDPTFTPSRPERLFALPSGIRIGTPYREWDVAPDGERFVMLRETDEDPTGSDPRLGAAELAYVGNWFTELAELVPIP
- a CDS encoding recombinase A — its product is MNALVSASRSWVRRSLTQPPSAAWTLAALGGCLAELSGAGPAPALTLAFGLVREAQRRGEPVAWISRTESTFFPPDAAAGGVDLAALPVILLDDVRHRLRAADRLARSGAFGLLVVDLGDRLDLPLAVQTRLAEQALAHGTLVLCLTEKTERQPSLGSLVAVRGQARCIRDGPDRFACRVHALKDKRRGPGWTDQEWCRGPDGVR
- the lexA gene encoding repressor LexA, giving the protein MGRTPAGETREKVFAFVRDRLLAGQPPTVREVQDAFGFRAVRTAQQHLERLVEDGRLVAGRHRARGYRLTGSTPGARTVLAPVLGRVPAGALDEAIEDPDGYLPVDGRGAAAGDLFALRVRGESMTGAGILPGDLVIVRRQPTAANGDVVVARVGDEATVKTFRPRGRRVELRPENPAFEPIVLDAGAVVILGKVIEVRRILDARGVTG